The Prunus dulcis chromosome 5, ALMONDv2, whole genome shotgun sequence genomic sequence CTGATCTTAAGAAGTACATCCGCACCTTCCGTCAATCTGGAGAATACATACCTTCCCCCATCGTTAAGGTTGGTTTCGAATTCTGCTTCCCCCAATTATTTGTTCCTTATCAACTTAATCACAAATGTAAATAGAATTGTGATTTCTGATGATGCAGAGCCTGATGTACCAACTTTGCAAAGGTGTTGCCTTTTGCCATGGTCATGGAATCTTACACAGGTAAccttttgttaaatttattcATAAATTTACATgctatttctttctctttttatttgttaagtTCTTATtgaatttcctttttaattgggtcattttattttactgcATATTATGCAGGGATCTTAAGCCTCACAATCTCCTCATGGACCGCAAGACAATGATGCTTAAAATAGCTGATCTTGGACTAGCTCGAGCCTTTACTGTACCACTCAGGAAGTATACTCATGAGGTACTGGATGCTTTCTCATTTTCCGTGTGAGCAGTATTTTGTTACAAGTTATCTTGATGCTTTGCCAGTAGCCAATGAATTTGAGGAATTTCTGTTGCAGATATTGACCCTGTGGTATAGGGCTCCTGAAGTCCTTCTGGGAGCTACACATTACTCAACTGCAGTGGATATCTGGTCTGTTGGCTGTATATTTGGTACTGATCAGTTTCCTACAGAGTGTTTGAACTTCAATATAATTGAATTCTACAATTGTGTCATTGGTTTAACATTATATTCTATCTGATTTATAGCTGAACTTGTCACGAAGCAAGCACTCTTCCCGGGGGATTCTGAACTGCAGCAGCTCCTACATATATTCAGGTTCACCAATATGGCTTCCAGTtctttcttataaaaaaagatgTGCCATCTACTTTCTTCCTTATCATTTGGACTAATTGGTCTTTATGAATTTTTCCTGTAGGTTGTTAGGTACTCCAAATGAAGAAGTGTGGCCAGGTGTAAGCAAACTCATGAACTGGCATGAATACCCCCAGTGGAACCCTCAAAGTTTGTCCAAGGCTGTTCCCAATTTGGATGCGATGGGGTTGGATTTGTTATTGGTATGTCAGTTTGCTGTACTCAAAATGGTtggaacttttttttatattctgcATTGTAAGTAATACCTGCGGTAAATTTTATGCTTGCAGCAAATGTTGCAATATGAGCCTGCAAAACGCATTTCAGCAAAGAAAGCTATGGAACACCCTTACTTTGATGATCTGAACAAGGCTTCTCTTTGATGAAGCAAATGTGGATCGGGATGGCTTTATTTGGATCCTCTTGGCTAGATATTCTGTAGTAGTGGATTTTATTTGCTTTCCTCAAGCATATCTGCAGTTGTGTTAAATCTTAGGATCGATCAGCAAAAGTGGATTGCTCAACTTTGCACTTAATTCAGAAATCTGATTAGGAGACTGGAAATTGTCTGTGTATTGCTTACAATTTGACAAATTGCCTACGGTCGTAATATTCTATTCAATTAGAAGGTTGATGTAAAATTTTGCTTCAATGGGGGATGGATGTTTTGTAGCTGTTTTACACTTGGGCCACAAGCCACATGAAGGACCAAACGTAAGTCCACAAATGATAACTGAGTTGCCATGTTATGAAGGGCATACCTAATGTCATCGCAGGTGGCAGTGCAATCTGAAGCAGAAGAATAAACAGATTCATTGGATCAGAGTGCACCAAGCCAAATTTTAGTGCCCCTTAAACAACCAAGATGCATGTGAGCTATGTTGCATGGACACTCCACTAAGCCCAAGTGTCAGAGTGTCGGACACTCCTTTGCAGACATCCGTGTCCACGGTTAAGACACTCCCCATACATGATCAAGACTTTCCGGATATGGGTCAActcattaataaaattaataaactacATTTGAAACACTTAGAAAGCTTGAATTTCACTATATAGTACTGTGAAATTTGAGTA encodes the following:
- the LOC117628807 gene encoding cyclin-dependent kinase B2-2-like isoform X1; this encodes MESKAANTTTVSAMDAFEKLEKVGEGTYGKVYRAREKATGKIVALKKTRLHEDEEGVPPTTLREVSILRMLSRDPHIVRLMDVKQGQNKEGKTVLYLVFEYMDTDLKKYIRTFRQSGEYIPSPIVKSLMYQLCKGVAFCHGHGILHRDLKPHNLLMDRKTMMLKIADLGLARAFTVPLRKYTHEILTLWYRAPEVLLGATHYSTAVDIWSVGCIFAELVTKQALFPGDSELQQLLHIFRLLGTPNEEVWPGVSKLMNWHEYPQWNPQSLSKAVPNLDAMGLDLLLQMLQYEPAKRISAKKAMEHPYFDDLNKASL
- the LOC117628807 gene encoding cyclin-dependent kinase B2-2-like isoform X2; translation: MDVKQGQNKEGKTVLYLVFEYMDTDLKKYIRTFRQSGEYIPSPIVKSLMYQLCKGVAFCHGHGILHRDLKPHNLLMDRKTMMLKIADLGLARAFTVPLRKYTHEILTLWYRAPEVLLGATHYSTAVDIWSVGCIFAELVTKQALFPGDSELQQLLHIFRLLGTPNEEVWPGVSKLMNWHEYPQWNPQSLSKAVPNLDAMGLDLLLQMLQYEPAKRISAKKAMEHPYFDDLNKASL